The sequence TTAATAAGAGGAATGCCGGCTAAAAGACATAGCTTATTGAGTTTTATTCTAGCTTCAAAATTATCTACGCAGCACAAGACGCAAGAGTAACTTCCAAGTTTCTGGAAGTTTATAAGCTCCCAAGCATCACCATGAAAAGCATTTACTGTAATATTGGGCTCTAGTTCAATAAGTCGCCGTTTAGCAACTTCAACTTTTCGCTCACCAACATCACACTCTCTAAAGAGAACACTTTTAGTTAAGTTATGTATTTCAATCGTATCGAAATCATAGAGGTCGATATAACCCACCCCAAGCAAAGCTAAATTTTTTGCGACCTCATTCCCGACAGCCCCACAGCCAATAACAGCAACTTTGGCATTGTGGACCGCTTGTTGTGGAAACCAATCAATTAACTCATGTCGCTGGTATCTCTCGGTACTATTTCCCATGGAGCTTTTTTATCCTTTTTATCGCATCATTCAACATTTTCACAACCTCAGAACTGTATTGCGACATAAAGCCATCAGTGCGATCAGGGTGGTAAAGCCTAACTTTCTCTTTATATGCCTTTTTCGCCTGAGCCAGGGTGGCACCTGTCGGGATACCTAAACGCTCATGTGGAGTTTGGCTTTCGAGCAGCTCTAGTTCACTCTTATAACCACTTTGTGATGTATCTAAATCTGTCCATTTCATTAACGAGCACTCAATATCATTGATTTTTCTGAAACGATGATCTCATAGCCGAACTGTGGATGATTAACGACTAGACCACGAACCTTAACAGTTTTACCACTCAAGCCAGAGATATATGGTTTACCACCAACCTTTCTCACTGCACTACGGAAGAACACAAGCTTAAACCCACGAGTCCATGACTTACGTTCAAACATAACTGCAAAGTCATTACCGCGACGACTCTCTTTTACCTCTACAACCTTAGCTTCGAACGTTACAACTGAACCTACATGATCCTTGTAATTACTCAAAGTAATTACATCTGGAGTGTAGTCTCGTCCTGACTTTTGCCCCTGATCAACATTAACTGATTGGATTTGCGTTGACTGGCAGGCAACACATTGACCTGCGTTTGCCTCTAAAAGGACGGTAACACTCTCAGAGTGATAAAATACTTTACAATTGTGGCATTGATGTAACCCTAACCTCTTATCTAAAGGAGCCCCTGTAAACGCATCATGTAAACCAGACAGGTCTATGCCTGAAAGTCCACTACGATTTTCACTGCTAAAGGAATTAGAACTGGAAGTCTCTGTAGAAAACTTAATCGTCGGTCTTGCGCTAGTAGGCGTTTGAGTTCTAGTCGATGGTCTAAACGATTGAGGAGGTGTATTAGGTTTTTTTTGTGGCGGTGAGGAATGTGTATTTTGATTATAAGTATTTCTCGTGTTATTTGTAGAAGATGAGTTTGATTTACTCCCACCGAATAATGCAGAAACTAACCAACAGACACCTATAAAAATCAGAAACTCCACAACTTAATCATTCCCTATAAAGATACTATGTAACTACGATGAACATATTAGCCATATTAAGCATTAATTGCATACGACTCGATCAAGTTTTGCCATTCAAAACCATCTCAATCACACGTTTAAAATCAATCGGATATAACTGCAGACTGACTCCCTTCGCCTCAGCGCTGCTTTACGTAATCCCTCCGCCTCTTCTCTATTGAGATAAAAACTCACACCAACAAACTTTGGGTCAAAGACGTGTTAACACAAACCCCGTCAACACGTCTGTGGACGCAAATGAGTTAGCCGAAACTATCCATTTGACAAAAGATTGTGCAAACGCGAAAGCTAAACTCTAGAAAAGTGTAATGGCTTGAGCACTAGACTGCGGATCTTTACTATCTGCCGTCAAACTACACACTCAGATCAACGAAGCAGTAAGCCATTTGCGGTAACACTATTGCCATCAAAAGTATTTTAGAGCAGTAGCTCTAAGTCGCTCTTATCCCTTTGCGCATCATTTGCGACTTAAACTACTTTGTTTACGGTAATATGTAGTTAAACTGTCGATTTTTACGTTAGGGGTGCAAATGCGTTCAGATATCTTGAGTTGGCGTCATTTTAAGGGTGGAGATGTTAACAAGCCTTTTTTAACGCTCTTTAATTTTGGGCCGATGTCGAAGGACGAATTTCGTTTTATTATGACAAACTCAAGCGAGAATGTCCGTCGGCACGAACTGTCACACTATCAGCCTATAATGCACTATCTGAATGCGATTCATCACAGTATACCCTACAGGGACCGAGGCAAGGCCTTTCCAGAGAGTGATTTCATTCATGGAGAACGGGTTAATTTCGAAGTGTTTTTAGACCGCTTAGCAAAAGGCCCAATGTCAAATCAAACATTTCAAGAGCTCATCAAAAGCGAGAATACGACCGCCAATTTTTTTGCTCATAAGCAAAATGTCATTCCTCTAGCTGATAGTATCCGGATGCTTGCGAACAAACTTCATGAACTTCCAGAGTATTTACAACATGAGCAAGATGTGGAGGATATCTATTCTGCTGATAAAGTAAGATTTGATCTGGATAAAGCCATAGCTGAGTCTATGAAGGACACCCTTAAAAATCGCAAGAAAAGGCTAGAATCCTCCCCTAAATACCCTGAAAAAATTCAAACCGTCACTACAACATTTAAGAGAAACCCAGATGTCATAGTTGAAGTATTGCTGAGGGCAAATGGTGTATGTGAGCGTTGCAAGCAACAAGCTCCTTTTCTAAAACGTAAAGGCAATACTCCCTACTTATTAGAAGTGCATCATATTATAAGATTGGCTGATGGTGGCACTGATAGTATTGATAACGCACAAGCACTTTGCCCTAATTGCCACCGAGAGCTTCATTTTGGATCTTCAAGCAATGTGTAGCACTAATTTGCTTTTGTCCCTACCTCGACCGAGAAGCCCAGTCAAACTCGTCGCAGGACATAATGAGCAACTTCCCCTTTGAGACTCTATTTCTGTGAAGCCACGGTTCAACTATAATACGTTTGTTTTATTTCTGAGCTTGCAAAATCATTAACGGAATGGGCATTGATGGACATTTGGCGGTTAGTTACACATCACGAAGAATCAGAAACAGCATTAGATCAAATAATCCAAAGAGGACGGATAGCTATTGGCTGGTCAGATCTTGGCGACCTT is a genomic window of Vibrio neonatus containing:
- a CDS encoding J domain-containing protein; amino-acid sequence: MKWTDLDTSQSGYKSELELLESQTPHERLGIPTGATLAQAKKAYKEKVRLYHPDRTDGFMSQYSSEVVKMLNDAIKRIKKLHGK
- a CDS encoding HNH endonuclease; this encodes MRSDILSWRHFKGGDVNKPFLTLFNFGPMSKDEFRFIMTNSSENVRRHELSHYQPIMHYLNAIHHSIPYRDRGKAFPESDFIHGERVNFEVFLDRLAKGPMSNQTFQELIKSENTTANFFAHKQNVIPLADSIRMLANKLHELPEYLQHEQDVEDIYSADKVRFDLDKAIAESMKDTLKNRKKRLESSPKYPEKIQTVTTTFKRNPDVIVEVLLRANGVCERCKQQAPFLKRKGNTPYLLEVHHIIRLADGGTDSIDNAQALCPNCHRELHFGSSSNV